The following coding sequences are from one Arcobacter nitrofigilis DSM 7299 window:
- the nusG gene encoding transcription termination/antitermination protein NusG, translating to MAHLWYAIQTHSGSELTVKRALVRLADEMADGKIADVLVPTEDLIEVKKGNKTIVERPLYPAYAFAKIDLDTALWHRIQSMPKVGRFIGESKKPTPLSEKDINSILDKVNNRAAAKPKVSFDDGEMVRINEGPFANFNGIVEEFDIASGILKLNVSIFGRNTPVEISYTQVERVV from the coding sequence ATGGCACATTTATGGTATGCAATTCAAACTCACTCAGGTAGTGAATTAACAGTTAAAAGAGCATTAGTAAGATTAGCCGATGAAATGGCTGATGGAAAAATTGCTGATGTATTAGTTCCAACAGAAGATTTAATTGAAGTAAAAAAAGGTAATAAAACAATTGTTGAAAGACCTTTATATCCAGCATATGCTTTTGCTAAAATTGATTTAGATACTGCATTATGGCATAGAATTCAATCAATGCCTAAAGTTGGTAGATTTATTGGTGAGTCTAAAAAACCTACACCATTATCTGAAAAAGATATCAATTCTATTTTAGATAAAGTTAATAATAGAGCTGCTGCTAAACCAAAAGTTTCATTTGACGATGGTGAAATGGTAAGAATCAATGAAGGTCCATTTGCAAACTTTAATGGAATAGTTGAAGAATTTGACATAGCTTCAGGTATACTAAAATTAAATGTATCAATTTTCGGAAGAAATACTCCTGTAGAGATTTCTTATACACAAGTAGAAAGAGTAGTTTAA
- the tuf gene encoding elongation factor Tu: MAKEKFDRSKPHVNIGTIGHVDHGKTTLTAAITMVLGLKNGQATMDYDQIDNAPEERERGITIATSHVEYETETRHYAHVDCPGHADYVKNMITGAAQMDGAILVIASTDGPMAQTREHILLSKQVGVPYIVVFLNKEDQLDDEDKEEMLELVEMEVRELLSTYDFPGDDTPIIAGSAFKALEEAKAGTAGEWSEKIYKLMDEVDSYIPTPVRDADQAFLMPVEDVFTIQGRGTVVTGRIEKGTIKLGEEIEIVGIHDTQKTTVTGIEMFRKEMDEGRAGDNAGILLRGIKKEDVQRGQVLIKPGTITPHTEFRGEVYILSKEEGGRHTPFFSGYRPQFYVRTTDVTGSCTLPEGTEMVMPGDNVEMTVSLVAPIALEKGTKFAIREGGRTVGAGVVAEVIK; encoded by the coding sequence ATGGCAAAAGAAAAATTTGACAGAAGTAAACCACACGTAAATATTGGTACTATTGGTCACGTTGACCACGGTAAAACTACATTAACTGCTGCGATCACTATGGTTCTTGGACTAAAAAATGGTCAAGCAACAATGGATTACGATCAAATCGATAACGCTCCAGAAGAAAGAGAAAGAGGAATTACTATTGCTACTTCTCACGTTGAGTATGAAACTGAAACTAGACACTACGCACACGTAGATTGTCCAGGTCACGCCGATTACGTTAAAAACATGATTACTGGTGCTGCACAAATGGACGGAGCTATCTTAGTTATCGCTTCAACTGATGGACCTATGGCACAAACTAGAGAGCACATCTTATTATCTAAACAAGTAGGTGTTCCATACATCGTTGTTTTCTTAAATAAAGAAGATCAACTTGATGATGAAGATAAAGAAGAAATGTTAGAACTTGTTGAAATGGAAGTTAGAGAATTATTATCTACTTATGATTTCCCAGGTGATGATACTCCAATTATTGCTGGTTCTGCTTTTAAAGCATTAGAAGAAGCTAAAGCTGGTACAGCTGGTGAGTGGTCTGAAAAAATCTATAAACTTATGGATGAAGTAGATTCTTATATCCCAACTCCAGTTAGAGATGCTGACCAAGCTTTCTTAATGCCTGTTGAAGATGTATTTACTATCCAAGGTAGAGGTACAGTTGTTACTGGTAGAATTGAAAAAGGTACTATCAAATTAGGTGAAGAAATTGAAATCGTTGGTATTCACGATACTCAAAAAACTACTGTAACTGGTATCGAAATGTTCAGAAAAGAAATGGACGAAGGTAGAGCTGGAGATAATGCAGGTATTCTTTTAAGAGGTATCAAAAAAGAAGACGTACAAAGAGGACAAGTTCTTATTAAGCCAGGAACAATTACTCCACATACAGAATTTAGAGGAGAAGTTTATATCCTTTCTAAAGAAGAGGGTGGAAGACATACTCCATTTTTCTCTGGATATAGACCACAATTTTATGTAAGAACAACAGACGTTACTGGTTCTTGTACATTACCTGAGGGAACTGAAATGGTTATGCCTGGGGATAATGTAGAAATGACAGTTAGTTTAGTTGCACCAATTGCTCTTGAAAAAGGTACTAAGTTCGCTATCAGAGAAGGTGGTAGAACTGTAGGTGCTGGAGTTGTTGCTGAAGTTATCAAATAA
- the secE gene encoding preprotein translocase subunit SecE, which produces MSKLKTYYKNAREEIGKVIFPIKEQIRSAYISVFVVVTVISLFLALIDAVMSFSLSSVIN; this is translated from the coding sequence GTGAGTAAGTTAAAAACATATTATAAGAATGCAAGAGAAGAGATAGGAAAAGTAATTTTTCCAATTAAAGAACAAATTAGATCTGCTTATATTTCTGTATTTGTAGTAGTAACAGTTATTTCATTATTTTTAGCTCTAATAGATGCTGTAATGTCTTTTAGCTTGTCTTCAGTAATAAACTAA
- the rpmG gene encoding 50S ribosomal protein L33 produces MAAVRIKIGLKCQESGDINYTTWKNPKTHTEKFEVNKYCPRLRKHTIHKEVKLKS; encoded by the coding sequence ATGGCAGCAGTTAGAATAAAAATCGGATTAAAATGTCAAGAAAGTGGAGATATTAACTACACTACTTGGAAAAACCCAAAAACTCACACTGAGAAATTTGAGGTTAACAAATATTGTCCGAGATTGAGAAAACACACTATTCATAAAGAAGTTAAGTTAAAGTCGTAA